Proteins encoded in a region of the Puntigrus tetrazona isolate hp1 chromosome 12, ASM1883169v1, whole genome shotgun sequence genome:
- the st6galnac1.2 gene encoding LOW QUALITY PROTEIN: alpha-N-acetylgalactosaminide alpha-2,6-sialyltransferase 1.2 (The sequence of the model RefSeq protein was modified relative to this genomic sequence to represent the inferred CDS: inserted 1 base in 1 codon; substituted 1 base at 1 genomic stop codon) produces MDSDYVFRPNQAVNIQLLNPFLSVRFCRFEGTLRNSSNPKFKEKFIPNIQLFLRSDRLSMSEWKRLYHFNNPFGYMGQYYAATKAAVDSINLFLQVPTRSKDVCDVGKRTCVYVHTAHPSIQSLMVNKKRFLLTRCDIKYVLXPEGPRDYNFLESLMKNRKTPSGAYRGRKPSNXYSGHFNESSYYILHPDFLRYVSNRFLRAKLLKTKRWWLVRPTNGAFTLLLAMHTCCKVYAFSADDYRKHYNCYYDTKRTKLVFYANYDYRLEMRTRKKFHDDKCIWMYLGKFDT; encoded by the exons ATGGACTCTGATTATGTGTTCAG GCCCAATCAAGCGGTAAACATACAGCTTCTCAACCCGTTTTTATCTGTCAGGTTTTGCAGGTTTGAAGGCACTTTGCGAAATTCCTCTAATCCCAAATTTAAGGAGAAGTttattccaaacatccagctgTTTTTACGAAGCGATCGTCTCAGCATGAGTGAGTGGAAGCGACTTTATCACTTCAACAACCCTTTCGGCTACATGGGACAATATTACGCAG ccACAAAAGCAGCTGTTGACAGCATCAACCTGTTTCTACAAGTACCCACAAGATCGAAGGACGTCTGT GATGTTGGGAAAAGGACGTGTGTTTATGTGCACACAGCACATCCCTCAATCCAGTCACTCATGGTTAATAAAAAGAGATTCCTGCTGACTAGGTGT gacATTAAATATGTTC ATCCCGAGGGTCCAAGAGACTACAACTTTCTTGAGTCTCTTATGAAGAATAGAAAAACACCTTCAGGAGCATATCGTGGACGAAA gCCAAGCAATTAATACAGCGGCCATTTTAATGAAAGCTCTTACTACATCCTCCATCCAGACTTTCTCAGATATGTGAGTAACAG gtttcTTAGGGCAAaattattgaaaacaaaaagatggTGGCTGGTCAGGCCAACTAATGGAGCATTTACTCTTCTGCTGGCCATGCACACATGTTGTAAGG TGTATGCCTTTAGCGCTGATGATTATCGCAAACATTACAACTGCTACTATGACACCAAACGCACTAAACTAGTGTTTTATGCTAATTATGATTATCGTTTGGAGATGAGAACCAGGAAGAAATTTCATGATGACAAATGTATCTGGATGTATTTGGGAAAATTTGACACCTAA